Proteins co-encoded in one Cupriavidus nantongensis genomic window:
- a CDS encoding VOC family protein: MSQRLINWLEIPVVDMPRAIGFYEQVFDIRLRRETMSQVDMAVFPHPDPGGALVAGEGYRPSNYYGTVPYLHAPELDALLARAARAGGKTVFGPLRLPGEIGRIAHITDSEGNRIGLHEPVAG, translated from the coding sequence ATGAGCCAACGTCTGATCAACTGGCTGGAAATCCCCGTCGTCGACATGCCCCGCGCCATCGGCTTCTACGAGCAGGTCTTCGATATCCGGCTGCGCCGCGAAACCATGAGCCAGGTCGACATGGCGGTGTTCCCGCATCCCGATCCCGGCGGCGCGCTGGTCGCCGGCGAAGGCTACCGGCCCAGCAACTACTACGGCACGGTGCCGTACCTGCACGCGCCGGAACTCGACGCGCTGCTGGCGCGCGCGGCGCGCGCCGGCGGCAAGACCGTGTTCGGGCCGCTGCGCCTGCCGGGCGAGATCGGCCGCATCGCGCATATCACCGACAGCGAAGGCAACCGCATCGGCCTGCACGAACCGGTGGCCGGATGA
- a CDS encoding helix-turn-helix transcriptional regulator — protein sequence MSRRADRLFQIVQVLRGRRLTTAALLAQRLGVSERTVYRDIQALSLSGVPVEGEAGIGYRLRADFDVPPLMFTAIEVEALVAGLRLLKAWGGGALAAAADPALEKLMAALPPPRRLAAQQSRVFAPEYVNQAHVREAFDVVHGALGAHKLLQLDYCDVQQRITERVVMPLGLFFWGNAWLLATWCTTREDYRSFRLDRCRAIRMLDDHFHETPERSLNGFLRAVRASSS from the coding sequence ATGAGCCGCCGCGCCGACCGCCTGTTCCAGATTGTGCAGGTGCTGCGCGGCCGCCGCCTGACCACGGCGGCGCTGCTGGCGCAGCGGCTCGGGGTCTCGGAACGCACCGTCTACCGTGATATCCAGGCGCTGTCGCTGTCGGGCGTGCCGGTCGAGGGCGAGGCCGGCATCGGCTACCGGCTGCGCGCCGACTTCGACGTCCCGCCGCTGATGTTCACCGCCATCGAAGTGGAAGCGCTGGTCGCCGGCCTGCGGCTGCTGAAGGCCTGGGGCGGCGGCGCGCTCGCCGCCGCGGCCGATCCCGCGCTTGAAAAGCTGATGGCGGCACTGCCGCCGCCGCGCCGGCTGGCGGCGCAGCAAAGCCGTGTGTTCGCGCCCGAGTACGTCAACCAGGCGCATGTGCGCGAGGCCTTCGACGTGGTGCACGGCGCGCTGGGCGCGCACAAGCTGCTGCAGCTCGACTACTGCGACGTGCAGCAGCGCATCACCGAACGCGTGGTGATGCCGCTGGGGCTGTTCTTCTGGGGCAATGCCTGGCTGCTGGCGACGTGGTGCACCACGCGCGAGGACTACCGCAGCTTCCGGCTCGACCGCTGCCGCGCCATCCGCATGCTCGACGACCACTTCCACGAGACCCCGGAGCGTTCGCTCAACGGTTTCCTGCGCGCGGTGCGCGCGAGCAGCAGCTGA
- a CDS encoding glutathione peroxidase, producing the protein MSNVYQFEANSLAGQPVPLSQFQGKVMLVVNTASECGFTPQYEGLQKLYDEYHGRGLEVLGFPCNQFGKQEPGDAQQIGQFCETRFAVRFPMFAKIDVNGPNAHPLYRWLTTEKRGVLGTQGIKWNFTKFLLRRDGTVFKRYAPTTKPEELRTDIERLLSDPAA; encoded by the coding sequence ATGAGCAATGTCTACCAGTTCGAAGCCAACTCGCTCGCCGGCCAGCCGGTGCCGCTGTCGCAGTTCCAGGGCAAGGTGATGCTGGTGGTCAATACCGCCAGCGAATGCGGCTTTACCCCGCAGTACGAGGGCCTGCAGAAGCTCTATGACGAGTACCACGGGCGCGGCCTGGAGGTGCTGGGCTTTCCGTGCAACCAGTTCGGCAAGCAGGAACCGGGCGATGCGCAGCAGATCGGCCAGTTCTGCGAGACGCGTTTCGCGGTGCGCTTCCCGATGTTCGCCAAGATCGACGTCAACGGCCCCAACGCCCATCCGCTGTACCGGTGGCTGACCACCGAAAAGCGTGGCGTGCTCGGTACCCAGGGCATCAAGTGGAATTTCACCAAGTTCCTGCTGCGCCGCGACGGCACCGTGTTCAAGCGCTATGCGCCGACCACCAAGCCGGAAGAGCTGCGCACCGATATCGAGCGGCTGCTGTCCGACCCGGCGGCCTGA
- a CDS encoding PilT/PilU family type 4a pilus ATPase yields MLDRESAAKYINDLLELMVSNRGSDLFITSDFPPAIKVDGKITPVSQQPLNPTQALGLVRSVMNERQVQDFDTSRECNFAISAPKAGRFRVSAFIQQGKAGMVVRTINTRIPSVADLDLPQTLHEVVMAKRGLVIVTGATGSGKSTTLAAMLDHRNAHSYGHIITIEDPIEYVHAHQNCIVTQREVGIDTESWHVALKNTLRQAPDVILIGEIRDRETMEYAMQYAETGHLCLATLHANNANQAIDRVVNFFPEEKRQQLLIDLSLNLKAMISQRLLPRAGRKGRVPAVEIMIGTPLVADLIFKGEIHELKEVIKKSREQGMISFDQALFDLYEQGKITYEDALRNADSLNDLRLMIKLHSTHARDSDLGAGTEHLNVI; encoded by the coding sequence ATGCTCGACCGCGAATCCGCCGCCAAGTACATCAACGACCTGTTGGAGCTGATGGTCAGCAACCGCGGCTCGGACCTGTTCATCACTTCGGACTTCCCGCCGGCGATCAAGGTCGACGGCAAGATCACGCCGGTGTCGCAGCAGCCGCTGAACCCGACCCAGGCGCTGGGGCTGGTGCGCTCGGTGATGAACGAGCGCCAGGTGCAGGACTTCGACACCAGCCGCGAGTGCAACTTCGCCATCAGCGCGCCCAAGGCCGGGCGCTTCCGCGTCTCGGCCTTTATTCAGCAGGGCAAGGCCGGCATGGTGGTGCGCACCATCAATACGCGCATCCCGTCGGTGGCCGACCTGGACCTGCCGCAGACGTTGCATGAGGTGGTGATGGCCAAGCGCGGGCTGGTGATCGTCACCGGTGCGACCGGCTCGGGCAAGTCGACCACGCTGGCGGCGATGCTGGACCACCGCAACGCGCATTCCTACGGCCACATCATCACCATCGAGGATCCGATCGAATACGTGCATGCGCACCAGAACTGCATCGTCACGCAGCGCGAGGTCGGCATCGATACCGAGTCGTGGCACGTGGCGCTGAAGAACACGCTGCGCCAGGCGCCCGACGTGATCCTGATCGGCGAGATCCGCGATCGCGAGACCATGGAGTACGCGATGCAGTACGCCGAGACCGGCCACCTGTGCCTGGCCACGCTGCACGCTAACAACGCCAACCAGGCGATCGACCGCGTGGTCAACTTCTTCCCCGAGGAAAAGCGCCAGCAGCTGCTGATCGACCTGTCGCTGAACCTGAAGGCGATGATTTCGCAGCGCCTGCTGCCGCGCGCCGGCCGCAAGGGCCGGGTGCCGGCGGTGGAGATCATGATCGGCACGCCGCTGGTGGCCGACCTGATCTTCAAGGGCGAGATCCACGAGCTCAAGGAGGTCATCAAGAAGTCGCGCGAGCAAGGCATGATCTCGTTCGACCAGGCGCTGTTCGACCTGTACGAGCAGGGCAAGATCACCTACGAAGACGCACTGCGCAATGCCGACTCGCTCAACGACCTGCGCCTGATGATCAAGCTGCACAGCACGCATGCCAGGGACTCGGACCTGGGTGCCGGCACCGAGCATCTCAACGTCATCTGA
- a CDS encoding type IV pilus twitching motility protein PilT has protein sequence MDIAQLLAFAVKNKASDLHLSADMPPMVRIHGDMRRINVASMTHKDVHAMVYDIMSDTQRKAYEERLEIDFSFEIAGLSRFRVNAYNTQRGAAAVFRTIPSKVLTLEELRAPAVFADLCMKPRGLVLVTGPTGSGKSTTLAAMVDHRNENDMGHILTVEDPIEFVHSSKKSLINQRELGPHTHSFANALRSALREDPDVILVGELRDLETIRLALTAAETGHLVFGTLHTSSAAKTIDRVVDVFPPEEKDMVRTMLSESLEAVISQTLLKTRDGNGRTAAHEIMIATPAIRHLIRENKIAQMYSMMQTSSGLGMQTLDQCLSDLIKRSVISYNDARAIAKNPDAFMG, from the coding sequence ATGGACATCGCGCAGCTATTGGCTTTCGCCGTCAAGAACAAGGCGTCCGATCTTCATCTGTCCGCGGACATGCCGCCGATGGTGCGGATCCACGGCGACATGCGGCGCATCAACGTCGCCTCGATGACGCACAAGGATGTCCACGCCATGGTGTACGACATCATGAGCGACACCCAGCGCAAGGCTTACGAGGAACGCCTCGAAATCGATTTCTCGTTCGAGATCGCCGGCCTGTCGCGCTTCCGCGTCAATGCCTATAACACCCAGCGCGGCGCCGCCGCGGTGTTCCGTACCATTCCGTCCAAGGTGCTGACGCTGGAAGAGCTGCGCGCGCCGGCAGTGTTTGCCGACCTGTGCATGAAGCCGCGCGGGCTGGTGCTGGTGACCGGCCCGACCGGCTCGGGCAAGTCCACCACGCTGGCGGCGATGGTCGACCATCGCAATGAAAACGACATGGGCCACATCCTCACGGTGGAGGACCCGATCGAATTCGTGCACAGCTCCAAGAAGAGCCTGATCAACCAGCGCGAGCTGGGGCCGCATACGCATTCGTTTGCCAACGCGCTGCGCTCGGCGCTGCGCGAAGACCCCGACGTGATCCTGGTGGGCGAGCTGCGCGACCTGGAGACCATCCGCCTGGCGCTGACCGCGGCCGAGACCGGCCACCTGGTCTTCGGCACGCTGCACACCAGCTCGGCGGCCAAGACCATCGACCGCGTGGTCGACGTGTTTCCGCCCGAAGAAAAGGACATGGTGCGCACCATGCTGTCGGAATCGCTCGAGGCGGTGATCTCGCAGACGCTGCTGAAGACCCGCGACGGCAACGGCCGCACCGCCGCGCACGAGATCATGATCGCCACGCCCGCGATCCGCCACCTGATTCGCGAGAACAAGATCGCGCAGATGTACTCGATGATGCAGACCAGCAGCGGGCTGGGCATGCAGACGCTGGACCAGTGCCTGTCGGACCTGATCAAGCGCAGCGTCATCAGCTACAACGACGCGCGCGCGATTGCCAAGAACCCGGACGCGTTCATGGGCTGA
- a CDS encoding YggS family pyridoxal phosphate-dependent enzyme yields the protein MSVIAANLQAVRQGIAAAAQQAGRRPADIALLAVSKTVSPDRIRAAYAAGQFEFGENYVQEGIDKIAALADLRDRLQWHFIGPLQSNKTRPVAEHFDWVHTIDRLRIAERLSAQRPAGMPALQVCIQVNISGEASKSGVAPAEVPALAHAVAALPNLRLRGLMAIPEPEHDPAAQRRPFAAMRAMLQALRADGLQLDTLSMGMSGDMEAAIGEGATLVRIGTAIFGARG from the coding sequence ATGTCTGTGATTGCCGCCAACTTGCAAGCCGTGCGCCAGGGCATTGCGGCGGCAGCACAACAGGCCGGCAGGCGACCCGCGGACATCGCCCTGCTGGCCGTTTCCAAGACCGTTTCCCCCGACCGCATAAGGGCCGCATACGCCGCCGGACAATTCGAATTCGGCGAGAACTACGTCCAGGAAGGCATCGACAAGATCGCCGCGCTGGCCGACCTGCGCGACCGCCTGCAATGGCATTTCATCGGCCCGTTGCAAAGCAACAAGACGCGGCCGGTGGCGGAACATTTCGACTGGGTCCACACCATCGACCGGCTCAGGATCGCCGAGCGGCTGTCGGCGCAGCGCCCGGCCGGCATGCCGGCGCTGCAGGTCTGCATCCAGGTCAATATCAGCGGCGAAGCCAGCAAGAGCGGCGTCGCCCCGGCCGAGGTGCCTGCGCTGGCGCATGCGGTCGCGGCGCTGCCCAACCTGCGGCTGCGCGGGCTGATGGCGATCCCCGAACCCGAACACGATCCCGCCGCGCAACGCCGACCGTTCGCCGCCATGCGCGCCATGCTGCAGGCGCTGCGCGCCGACGGCTTGCAGCTCGACACGCTGTCGATGGGCATGTCGGGCGACATGGAGGCCGCCATCGGCGAGGGCGCGACCCTGGTGCGGATCGGCACCGCCATCTTCGGCGCGCGCGGCTGA
- the proC gene encoding pyrroline-5-carboxylate reductase, which produces MLDTLTFGFLGGGNMASALIGGLIARGVPAGAIRVVDPFPEAQQRLARDLGVHAAAAPDAAFGASDVLVLAVKPQQFRDAAAQLLPHLPADGPGNLVISVAAGIRLQDMQRWLGGRSRVVRAMPNTPALSGMGMTGLAAPAALSAGDRAIASAVAEAVGKCVWVDGDDQIDAVTAISGSGPAYVFYFIEAMQRAATELGLSAEQGRELAVETFRGAATLAGQSPEPVATLRERVTSKGGTTYAALTAMEASGIGDAFVRAMHAAAARGKEMGAEFGKD; this is translated from the coding sequence ATGCTCGACACCCTCACCTTCGGTTTTCTTGGCGGCGGCAACATGGCTTCCGCACTGATCGGCGGCCTGATCGCACGCGGCGTGCCCGCCGGCGCGATCCGCGTGGTCGACCCGTTCCCGGAAGCGCAGCAGCGCCTGGCGCGCGACCTCGGCGTACATGCGGCCGCGGCGCCGGACGCCGCCTTCGGCGCCAGCGATGTGCTGGTGCTGGCGGTCAAGCCGCAGCAGTTCCGCGACGCCGCTGCACAGCTGCTGCCGCACCTGCCGGCCGATGGCCCGGGCAACCTGGTGATCAGCGTGGCCGCCGGCATCCGGCTGCAGGACATGCAACGCTGGCTGGGCGGGCGCAGCCGCGTGGTGCGCGCGATGCCGAATACGCCGGCGCTGTCGGGCATGGGCATGACCGGGCTGGCGGCACCGGCTGCGCTGTCGGCCGGGGACCGGGCGATCGCCAGCGCCGTGGCCGAGGCCGTCGGCAAGTGCGTGTGGGTCGATGGCGATGACCAGATCGACGCCGTCACCGCGATTTCCGGCAGCGGCCCGGCCTACGTGTTCTATTTCATCGAGGCCATGCAGCGCGCCGCCACCGAACTGGGACTGAGCGCCGAACAGGGCCGCGAGCTCGCGGTGGAAACCTTCCGCGGCGCGGCCACGCTGGCGGGGCAGTCGCCCGAACCGGTAGCGACGCTGCGCGAGCGCGTGACGTCGAAGGGCGGCACCACCTATGCGGCGCTGACCGCGATGGAAGCTTCCGGCATCGGCGATGCCTTCGTGCGCGCGATGCACGCGGCCGCGGCGCGCGGCAAGGAGATGGGGGCGGAGTTCGGGAAGGATTGA
- the ubiA gene encoding 4-hydroxybenzoate octaprenyltransferase — MLERLALYARLVRIDKPIGTLLLLWPTLWAMWMAADGPPRWGLFWIFVAGTFLMRSAGCAINDWADRDFDKHVKRTRERPLTAGKIAAWEALAVAAVLALVAFTLVLPLNALTKWLAVVAAVVAGTYPFFKRFFAIPQAYLGIAFGFGIPMAFAAIQDQVPPVAWLMLVANVFWAVAYDTAYAMVDRDDDLLIGMKTSAITFGRFDVAAIMLCYAAFFALMAWTGVLLGLGWPYWAGLVAAVGCAGYHYTLIRERDRMRCFAAFRHNNWLGACVFAGTALAYAVR, encoded by the coding sequence ATGCTTGAACGCCTTGCCCTCTACGCGCGCCTGGTGCGCATCGACAAGCCCATCGGCACGCTGCTGCTGCTGTGGCCGACGCTGTGGGCCATGTGGATGGCGGCGGACGGGCCGCCGCGCTGGGGCCTGTTCTGGATTTTCGTCGCGGGCACCTTCCTGATGCGCTCGGCCGGCTGCGCCATCAACGACTGGGCCGATCGCGACTTCGACAAGCACGTCAAGCGCACCCGCGAAAGGCCCCTGACGGCCGGCAAGATCGCCGCGTGGGAAGCGCTGGCGGTGGCCGCCGTGCTGGCGCTGGTGGCGTTTACGCTGGTGCTGCCGCTGAATGCGCTGACCAAGTGGCTGGCGGTGGTGGCGGCGGTGGTGGCGGGCACGTACCCGTTCTTCAAGCGCTTCTTTGCGATCCCGCAGGCCTACCTGGGGATCGCATTCGGCTTCGGCATCCCGATGGCGTTCGCCGCGATCCAGGACCAGGTGCCGCCGGTGGCGTGGCTGATGCTGGTGGCCAATGTGTTCTGGGCGGTGGCGTATGACACCGCCTATGCGATGGTCGATCGCGACGACGACCTGCTGATCGGCATGAAGACCTCGGCCATCACCTTCGGGCGCTTCGACGTGGCGGCGATCATGCTGTGCTACGCCGCGTTCTTTGCGCTGATGGCGTGGACGGGCGTGCTGCTCGGGCTGGGATGGCCGTACTGGGCGGGGCTGGTTGCCGCGGTCGGCTGTGCCGGCTACCACTACACGCTGATCCGCGAGCGTGACCGGATGCGGTGCTTCGCGGCGTTCCGGCACAACAACTGGCTGGGGGCCTGCGTGTTTGCGGGGACGGCGCTGGCGTATGCGGTGCGGTGA
- a CDS encoding Dps family protein: MAKKNEMSVNIGISDKDRKKIAEGLSKLLADTYTLYLKTHNFHWNVTGPMFNTLHLMFETQYNELALAVDSIAERIRALGYPAPGTYKEYARLSSIAEEEGVPEATEMIRKLVEGQEAVVRTARSIFPVIDAAGDEPSADLLTQRMQTHEKTAWMLRSMLA, encoded by the coding sequence ATGGCAAAGAAGAACGAGATGAGCGTGAATATCGGTATTTCCGACAAGGACCGCAAGAAGATCGCGGAAGGGCTGTCCAAGCTGCTGGCGGACACCTATACCCTCTACCTCAAGACCCACAACTTCCACTGGAACGTGACGGGTCCGATGTTCAATACGCTGCATCTGATGTTCGAGACCCAGTACAACGAGCTGGCACTGGCCGTGGACTCGATCGCCGAGCGTATCCGCGCGCTGGGCTACCCGGCCCCGGGCACCTACAAGGAATACGCGCGCCTGTCGTCGATCGCCGAGGAAGAGGGCGTGCCCGAGGCCACCGAAATGATCCGCAAGCTGGTCGAAGGGCAGGAAGCCGTGGTGCGCACCGCGCGCTCGATCTTCCCGGTGATCGACGCCGCCGGCGACGAGCCCTCGGCCGACCTGCTGACCCAGCGCATGCAGACGCATGAAAAGACCGCGTGGATGCTGCGCTCGATGCTGGCCTGA
- a CDS encoding catalase translates to MSKKDTLTTAAGAPVADNQNSQTAGPRGPMLLQDVWFLEKLAHFDREVIPERRVHAKGSGAYGTLRITHDITRYTKASVFAEIGKETPLFIRFSTVAGERGAADAERDVRGFSIKFYTDEGNWDLVGNNTPVFFVRDPLKFPDFIHTQKRNPRTNLRDPIAVWDFWSRHPESLHQVTILMSDRGLPQNYRQMHGFGSHTYSFINASNERFYVKFHFKSQQGVENWTNEEAARVVANDRESAQRDLFDNIERGNFPRWNLRVQVMPEAEAAKYHINPFDLTKVWPHKDYPLIDVGVVELNRNPDNYFAEVEQVAMNPANIVPGIGFSPDKMLQGRLFSYGDTQRYRLGINHAQIPVNAPKCPFHNSFHRDGAMRVDGNQGGKLNYEPNREGAYAASERMIEPPLALDGAADRWDHRVDTDYYSQPGALFRLFDEGQRQRLFANIAAAMQGVPEAIVRVQLEHFSKADPAYGEGVKRALNLQ, encoded by the coding sequence ATGAGCAAGAAGGACACTCTCACCACTGCTGCCGGCGCACCGGTCGCCGATAACCAGAACTCGCAGACCGCCGGCCCGCGCGGCCCGATGCTGCTGCAGGACGTCTGGTTCCTCGAAAAGCTGGCCCACTTCGACCGCGAAGTCATCCCCGAGCGCCGCGTCCACGCCAAGGGCTCCGGCGCCTACGGCACGCTGCGCATCACGCACGACATCACCAGGTACACCAAGGCCTCGGTGTTTGCCGAGATCGGCAAGGAAACGCCGCTGTTCATCCGCTTCTCCACCGTCGCCGGCGAACGCGGCGCGGCCGACGCCGAGCGCGACGTGCGCGGCTTCTCGATCAAGTTCTACACCGACGAAGGCAACTGGGACCTGGTCGGCAACAACACGCCGGTGTTCTTCGTGCGCGACCCGCTCAAGTTCCCCGACTTCATCCACACGCAGAAGCGCAACCCGCGCACCAACCTGCGCGACCCGATCGCGGTGTGGGACTTCTGGTCGCGCCATCCGGAATCGCTGCACCAGGTCACCATCCTGATGAGCGACCGCGGCCTGCCGCAGAACTACCGGCAGATGCATGGCTTCGGCTCGCACACGTATTCGTTCATCAACGCCAGTAACGAGCGCTTCTACGTCAAGTTCCACTTCAAGTCGCAGCAGGGCGTGGAGAACTGGACCAACGAGGAAGCCGCCAGGGTGGTGGCGAACGACCGCGAGAGCGCCCAGCGCGACCTGTTCGACAATATCGAGCGCGGCAACTTCCCGCGCTGGAACCTGCGCGTGCAGGTCATGCCGGAGGCCGAGGCGGCCAAATACCACATCAACCCGTTCGACCTGACCAAGGTCTGGCCGCACAAGGACTACCCGCTGATCGACGTGGGCGTGGTCGAGCTCAACCGCAACCCGGACAACTACTTTGCCGAGGTCGAGCAGGTGGCGATGAACCCGGCCAATATCGTGCCCGGCATCGGCTTCTCGCCCGACAAGATGCTGCAGGGGCGGCTGTTCTCGTATGGGGACACGCAGCGCTACCGCCTGGGCATCAACCACGCCCAGATCCCGGTCAATGCACCCAAATGCCCGTTCCACAACAGCTTCCACCGTGACGGCGCGATGCGCGTGGACGGCAACCAGGGCGGCAAGCTCAACTACGAGCCCAACCGCGAAGGCGCCTACGCCGCCAGCGAGCGCATGATCGAGCCGCCGCTGGCGCTCGACGGCGCCGCCGACCGCTGGGACCACCGCGTCGACACCGACTACTACAGCCAGCCCGGCGCGCTGTTCCGGCTGTTCGACGAGGGCCAGCGCCAGCGCCTGTTCGCCAATATCGCCGCGGCGATGCAGGGCGTGCCGGAGGCCATCGTGCGCGTGCAGCTGGAGCACTTCAGCAAGGCCGACCCGGCCTATGGCGAGGGCGTGAAGCGGGCGCTCAACCTGCAATAA
- a CDS encoding LysR substrate-binding domain-containing protein, whose protein sequence is MTLTELKYIVAVARERHFGRAAEACFVSQPTLSVAIKKLEDELNVQIFERGTSEVSVTSVGEQIVAQAQRVLEQTMAIREIAKQGKDPLAGPLRVGVIYTIGPYLLPSLVKQMIDTVPQMPLMLQENYTHKLIELLKQGEIDCAVMAEPFPDSGLTVRPLYDEPFVVAVPRGHQLAQAHAVDPEELKQQTMLLLGSGHCFRDHVLGVCPELSRFSQAADGIQKTFEGSSLETIRHMVASGVGITVLPRTSVPDLKAKGDMLSYVPFADPVPDRRVVLAWRKSFTRLPAMEALANAVAACDLPGVRKLDAKELAEAA, encoded by the coding sequence ATGACGCTCACCGAACTCAAGTACATCGTCGCCGTGGCGCGCGAGCGCCATTTCGGCCGGGCCGCCGAAGCCTGCTTCGTGTCGCAGCCGACGTTGTCGGTCGCCATCAAGAAGCTGGAAGACGAACTCAACGTGCAGATCTTCGAGCGCGGCACCTCCGAGGTGTCGGTGACGTCGGTCGGCGAGCAGATCGTGGCGCAGGCCCAGCGTGTGCTGGAGCAGACCATGGCCATCCGCGAGATCGCCAAGCAGGGCAAGGACCCGCTGGCGGGGCCGCTGCGCGTGGGCGTGATCTATACCATCGGGCCGTACCTGCTGCCGTCGCTGGTCAAGCAGATGATCGACACCGTGCCGCAGATGCCGCTGATGCTGCAGGAGAACTACACCCACAAGCTGATCGAGCTGCTCAAGCAGGGCGAGATCGACTGCGCGGTGATGGCCGAGCCGTTCCCCGATTCGGGCCTGACGGTGCGCCCGCTCTATGACGAACCCTTTGTCGTGGCGGTGCCGCGCGGCCACCAGCTGGCGCAGGCGCACGCGGTCGATCCCGAGGAACTGAAGCAGCAGACCATGCTGCTGCTGGGCAGCGGCCACTGCTTCCGCGACCACGTGCTGGGCGTGTGCCCCGAGCTGTCGCGCTTTTCGCAGGCGGCCGACGGCATCCAGAAGACCTTCGAGGGCTCGTCGCTCGAGACCATCCGCCATATGGTGGCCAGCGGGGTCGGCATCACCGTGCTGCCGCGCACCTCGGTGCCCGACCTGAAGGCCAAGGGCGACATGCTGTCGTACGTGCCGTTTGCCGACCCAGTGCCAGACCGGCGCGTGGTGCTGGCCTGGCGCAAGAGCTTCACCCGCCTGCCGGCGATGGAAGCGCTGGCCAACGCCGTCGCCGCGTGCGACCTGCCCGGCGTGCGCAAGCTCGACGCCAAGGAACTGGCCGAAGCCGCCTGA